One genomic segment of Belonocnema kinseyi isolate 2016_QV_RU_SX_M_011 chromosome 2, B_treatae_v1, whole genome shotgun sequence includes these proteins:
- the LOC117167366 gene encoding putative protein MSS51 homolog, mitochondrial isoform X3, producing MPDDRNIYKGQEDELRKRHVYMKVNLIYLMEKSLKRELEPYENEMIEYSKVCEVCYETDINLLRSCPDCPHANFCTLHKGDPTHGKFCSNYRKCFLLDYYAIVFQENPSPRMMEFTPDNFENTRLPNSMQKYLDIFYKPREGSQLDISHEDVKMYVSQHFTRPLTLIFAMDKIGFKPESEFTIHVIGASKREENSAIEWEILFHWLPQLMNLKVALVGPELSNRPLKTENKSNLCDKCAFRGKTVEVEIHSTLYESYCKGKYFVQPDIIIGFNLGIIAYRSWKNSILEIANLNCPFVLTAFSEREAEDDYKIMCWEFETSAKVERNPFASLRPKRSPIGDKVFYENQFFTVYNDLDQSNVDKVEKEERKL from the exons ATGCCTGATGATCGTAATATATATAAAGGACAAGAAGATGAATTGAGAAAAAGGCACGTTTATatgaaagttaatttaatttatttaatggaAAAGTCCTTGAAGAGAGAACTAGAACCTTATGAAAATGAAATGATTGAGTATTCAAAAGTATGTGAAGTTTGTTACGAAACAGACATTAATCTGCTGAGAAGCTGCCCAGATTGTCCCCATGCAAATTTTTGTACCCTACACAAAGGTGATCCAACTCATGGTAAATTTTGCTCGAATTACAGAAAGTGCTTCCTGCTAGATTACTATGCTATAGTGTTTCAAGAAAATCCATCTCCGAGGATGATGGAATTTACTCCAGACAATTTCGAAAACACACGTCTTCCAAATTCGATGCAGaaatatttggacattttttataaGCCTCGTGAAGGCTCACAATTGGATATCTCACACGAAGACGTGAAAATGTACGTATCGCAACATTTCACGAGACCCTTGACTCTGATTTTTGCAATGGATAAAATCGGGTTTAAACCTGAATCAGAGTTCACTATTCACGTAATTGGCGCAAGCAAGCGCGAAGAAAATTCGGCGATCGAGtgggaaattttatttcattggtTACCTCAGTTGATGAATTTAAAAGTTGCGCTCGTTGGGCCTGAACTTTCCAACAGGCCTTTGAAAACCG AGAATAAATCGAATCTGTGTGACAAGTGTGCTTTCAGGGGAAAAACTGTAGAAGTTGAGATTCATAGTACGCTTTATGAATCTTATTGCAAAGGGAAGTATTTCGTACAACCAGACATAATTATTGGCTTTAACCTTGGAATTATAGCCTATCGTTcctggaaaaattcaattttggaaattgcAAACTTGAACTGTCCTTTTGTACTCACAGCATTTTCCGAACGAGAAGCTGAGgatgattataaaataatgtgTTGGGAATTTGAAACGAGTGCAAAAGTGGAGAGGAACCCTTTCGCTAGTCTACGGCCCAAAAGAAGTCCGATAGGCGACAAAGTTTTCTACGAAAATCAATTCTTTACCGTTTACAATGATTTAGATCAGAGTAATGTGGATAAAGTCGAAAAAGAGGAGAGAAAACTATAG
- the LOC117168405 gene encoding uncharacterized protein LOC117168405 yields the protein MEKRIDDMHKAILGALKEKMVGALIDARVTEKMPEIAMMSENPLENIVPQQGDYIQKYTCCNAFKAFAPNQCHVCHCLEDELQTLKRCSRCRMISYCSTAHQKEDWSSHKNLCKVLSDLGGPKMFQKLKENHNPTSSMTKKVAQLKTRMAIKTLIMTKVTEKLERKLYVFESQMINHPRICFHCFDSEAELINCRNCPNAAFCKDHAGDSEHFLLCPQLMLCREIELDHLNRRDFFTQLRKSKFDFHLENTRLPKSMKEFLQTSVKVNKDRIKYLDRPELWEVYLSEAISRPLTLVHVIQKLKLPVKSRLVVHVIGADMEEVGMSIWEVVLHWLPSVTELRIAFVGPELDAKKTYTSKLCKKCCEKKKELNFETFNDQYEMYSTLSISALKPDIVIGYNMAPFAYTTWTTSIGKLVTMQSPLIITATSEIEAYRVHHWMKSCLCTAEYYSSKPNPFASLLVERAAEHERLVAKNKYTIIYKDLYNLSQKPCSGCCVTPATTNFPWVNLQDLASSLLFNNNDDTIKESDKEAGPKKKTEPMPQSERKVNKRLKEKLKRSKK from the exons atggagaaaagaatcGACGACATGCATAAAGCCATATTAGGggcattaaaagaaaaaatggttgGTGCTCTTATAGATGCAAGAGTTACAGAAAAGATGCCAGAAATTGCAATGATGTCGGAAAACCCATTAGAAAATATTGTGCCACAACAAGGAGACTATATACAAAAGTATACATGTTGTAATGCCTTTAAAGCCTTTGCTCCGAATCAATGTCACGTTTGTCACTGTCTCGAGGACGAGCTCCAAACTTTGAAAAGATGTTCTCGGTGTCGCATGATTTCATATTGTAGTACGGCCCACCAAAAAGAGGATTGGTCATCACATAAGAATTTATGCAAAGTTTTGAGTGATCTCGGAGgacctaaaatgtttcaaaaactgAAAGAAAATCACAATCCTACTTCTTCAATGACAAAAAAAGTCGCTCAACTTAAAACACGGATGGCTATAAAGACTTTGATCATGACGAAAGTCACGGAAAAACTTGAAAGAAAGTTGTATGTTTTTGAATCGCAAATGATTAATCATCCTAGGATTTGCTTTCATTGCTTTGATTCCGAAGCCGAATTGATTAATTGTCGGAATTGTCCAAATGCTGCTTTTTGTAAGGATCACGCTGGAGATTCAGAGCATTTTTTACTTTGTCCTCAACTTATGCTTTGTCGCGAAATTGAACTTGATCATTTAAATCGCAGAGACTTCTTTACACAATTGAGGAAATCCAAGTTtgattttcatttggaaaatacTCGATTACCGAAATCGATGAAGGAATTTCTTCAGACTTCTgttaag gttAACAAAGACCGCATAAAATATCTGGATCGCCCCGAGTTGTGGGAAGTTTATTTATCAGAGGCGATAAGTAGACCTTTAACTCTTGTCCATGTTATACAAAAACTTAAACTCCCTGTGAAATCAAGACTCGTTGTTCATGTGATTGGTGCCGATATGGAAGAAGTTGGGATGTCGATTTGGGAAGTTGTACTTCATTGGCTCCCTTCCGTGACTGAACTTAGAATTGCCTTTGTCGGTCCTGAGCTCGACGCAAAGAAAACCTACACGAGCAAGCTTTGCAAAAAGTGCTGCGAAAAGAAGaaggaattgaattttgaaacattcaatgaTCAATACGAGATGTACAGTACCCTTAGTATCTCTGCCTTGAAGCCCGACATTGTCATTGGATACAACATGGCACCTTTCGCGTACACAACCTGGACGACGAGCATTGGCAAATTAGTTACGATGCAATCTCCTCTGATTATAACAGCAACTTCAGAAATTGAAGCCTATCGAGTACATCACTGGATGAAGTCTTGCTTATGTACCGCCGAATACTATTCTTCTAAGCCAAATCCATTTGCGAGTTTACTGGTCGAGAGAGCCGCCGAGCATGAAAGGCTGGTTGCGAAAAATAAGTACACGATTATTTACAAGGATTTGTACAATTTGTCACAGAAGCCCTGCTCCGGTTGTTGTGTCACTCCGGCTACTACCAACTTTCCTTGGGTAAACTTGCAAGATCTAGCTTCCAGTTTATTGTTCAATAATAACGATGATACGATCAAGGAATCTGATAAAGAGGCTGGCCCAAAGAAAAAAACAGAACCGATGCCTCAGAGCGAAAGGAAGGTCAATAAAAGGTTGAAAGAGAAACTGAAGAGGAGCAAGAAATGA
- the LOC117167366 gene encoding putative protein MSS51 homolog, mitochondrial isoform X1, whose translation MMKMCLNSIPFLELGDPAVKIQVLTEFSRYFFYSNICHVCKSHDNELPLKKCGNCKMISYCSREHQKKHWPLHKSFCENINSLKQMPDDRNIYKGQEDELRKRHVYMKVNLIYLMEKSLKRELEPYENEMIEYSKVCEVCYETDINLLRSCPDCPHANFCTLHKGDPTHGKFCSNYRKCFLLDYYAIVFQENPSPRMMEFTPDNFENTRLPNSMQKYLDIFYKPREGSQLDISHEDVKMYVSQHFTRPLTLIFAMDKIGFKPESEFTIHVIGASKREENSAIEWEILFHWLPQLMNLKVALVGPELSNRPLKTENKSNLCDKCAFRGKTVEVEIHSTLYESYCKGKYFVQPDIIIGFNLGIIAYRSWKNSILEIANLNCPFVLTAFSEREAEDDYKIMCWEFETSAKVERNPFASLRPKRSPIGDKVFYENQFFTVYNDLDQSNVDKVEKEERKL comes from the exons atgatgaaaatgtgtttGAATTCCATCCCCTTCCTCGAATTGGGTGATCCAGCCGTAAAAATACAAGTACTAACAGAATTTTCCcgatatttcttttattcaaacaTATGTCACGTGTGTAAATCTCACGATAATGAACTACCCTTGAAAAAATGCGGAAACTGTAAAATGATTTCGTATTGTAGCCGAGAACATCAAAAAAAGCACTGGCCCTTGCACAAAAGCTTTTGCGAAAATATCAATAGTTTAAAGCAAATGCCTGATGATCGTAATATATATAAAGGACAAGAAGATGAATTGAGAAAAAGGCACGTTTATatgaaagttaatttaatttatttaatggaAAAGTCCTTGAAGAGAGAACTAGAACCTTATGAAAATGAAATGATTGAGTATTCAAAAGTATGTGAAGTTTGTTACGAAACAGACATTAATCTGCTGAGAAGCTGCCCAGATTGTCCCCATGCAAATTTTTGTACCCTACACAAAGGTGATCCAACTCATGGTAAATTTTGCTCGAATTACAGAAAGTGCTTCCTGCTAGATTACTATGCTATAGTGTTTCAAGAAAATCCATCTCCGAGGATGATGGAATTTACTCCAGACAATTTCGAAAACACACGTCTTCCAAATTCGATGCAGaaatatttggacattttttataaGCCTCGTGAAGGCTCACAATTGGATATCTCACACGAAGACGTGAAAATGTACGTATCGCAACATTTCACGAGACCCTTGACTCTGATTTTTGCAATGGATAAAATCGGGTTTAAACCTGAATCAGAGTTCACTATTCACGTAATTGGCGCAAGCAAGCGCGAAGAAAATTCGGCGATCGAGtgggaaattttatttcattggtTACCTCAGTTGATGAATTTAAAAGTTGCGCTCGTTGGGCCTGAACTTTCCAACAGGCCTTTGAAAACCG AGAATAAATCGAATCTGTGTGACAAGTGTGCTTTCAGGGGAAAAACTGTAGAAGTTGAGATTCATAGTACGCTTTATGAATCTTATTGCAAAGGGAAGTATTTCGTACAACCAGACATAATTATTGGCTTTAACCTTGGAATTATAGCCTATCGTTcctggaaaaattcaattttggaaattgcAAACTTGAACTGTCCTTTTGTACTCACAGCATTTTCCGAACGAGAAGCTGAGgatgattataaaataatgtgTTGGGAATTTGAAACGAGTGCAAAAGTGGAGAGGAACCCTTTCGCTAGTCTACGGCCCAAAAGAAGTCCGATAGGCGACAAAGTTTTCTACGAAAATCAATTCTTTACCGTTTACAATGATTTAGATCAGAGTAATGTGGATAAAGTCGAAAAAGAGGAGAGAAAACTATAG
- the LOC117168246 gene encoding uncharacterized protein LOC117168246: MEVFNPFVSDMLQSISKGLDPTDKDNLPFQKEEGSFKRYYPNQCQICYCIDNEKSPLKRCSRCHLVSYCSKDHQAKDYKQHKSLCKVLSELGGPRLFQDLKKTEYPKDVSFAAKVELSTKRSILKHAVLSRITTKLDRKPFLYELQIVNFPRVCSVCFESDPALLRSCANCPQSSFCEKHGQDKTHSKYCSGYNLAREIELDKVGKSCFELEMTQLKTFHFPCQQKKSSLPSSMKNFIKNNCCLRVKRNAKLEGVLSKQLWDVYLSESICLPLTILYSLEKLKLQVESNLVLHVIGSSRHEMQSTFWELILHWLPAVTRLDMVFIGPELRFLSSMDKETTPVQICRDCKARKLNFHTFDGLYENYVGSENYLKPTMLAAFNAGFHAYATWSQAFEKMASLHCPLICTAFSDMEAFRDHDWFKSCVSGAEYFSLEANPFAGFRCERSPEEEKVFVHNEYLTIYDSL, encoded by the coding sequence ATGGAGGTTTTCAATCCTTTCGTTAGTGACATGTTACAGTCCATATCAAAAGGGCTAGATCCAACTGATAAGGACAATTTACCATTCCAAAAAGAAGAAGGGTCATTTAAGAGATATTATCCAAATCAATGTCAAATATGCTACTGCATTGATAACGAGAAAAGCCCTCTGAAAAGATGCTCGCGGTGTCATCTTGTCTCTTACTGTAGTAAAGATCATCAAGCAAAAGACTACAAGCAGCACAAATCTCTGTGTAAAGTTTTATCTGAACTCGGTGGTCCTCGtttgtttcaagatttaaagaaaactgAATATCCAAAAGATGTTTCGTTCGCGGCTAAAGTAGAGCTCTCAACAAAGCGATCGATTCTGAAACACGCTGTTCTCTCAAGAATTACGACAAAACTTGATCGGAAACCTTTCTTGTACGAACTGCAGATTGTGAATTTTCCGAGAGTTTGTTCTGTCTGTTTTGAAAGTGATCCTGCACTGTTACGGAGTTGCGCGAACTGTCCCCAATCTAGTTTCTGCGAGAAACACGGTCAAGATAAAACTCACTCAAAATACTGCTCGGGATATAATCTAGCTCGTGAAATTGAGTTGGACAAGGTCGGAAAGTCGTGTTTCGAATTGGAGATGACacagttaaaaacttttcattttccttgtcaacaaaaaaaatcttctctGCCAAGTTCTATGAAGAACTTTATCAAGAACAATTGCTGCCTGAGAGTGAAAAGAAATGCCAAACTAGAAGGAGTGCTTTCTAAACAACTATGGGATGTTTACCTCTCGGAATCAATTTGTCTGCCGCTGACTATTTTGTACTCTTTAGAGAAATTAAAGCTTCAAGTCGAATCTAATTTGGTGTTGCATGTCATTGGTTCTTCTCGTCATGAAATGCAGAGTACATTCTGGGAATTAATTCTACATTGGTTACCAGCTGTAACTAGGCTGGATATGGTTTTCATTGGACCAGAGTTGAGATTTCTTTCGTCGATGGACAAAGAAACTACTCCAGTGCAGATTTGTAGAGACTGTAAAGCAcgcaagttgaattttcatacattcGACGGATTGTATGAGAATTATGTTGGCAGTGAAAACTACCTAAAGCCTACGATGCTTGCTGCTTTCAATGCAGGCTTTCACGCTTATGCTACCTGGAGTCAAGCGTTTGAAAAAATGGCAAGTTTGCACTGTCCACTTATTTGCACTGCCTTTTCGGATATGGAAGCATTTCGAGATCACGACTGGTTCAAGAGTTGCGTATCTGGTGCTGAATACTTTTCGCTCGAAGCCAATCCATTTGCAGGATTTAGGTGCGAAAGAAGTCCCGAAGAAGAGAAAGTTTTTGTACATAATGAATACCTGACCATTTACGATTCGCTTTAA
- the LOC117167366 gene encoding putative protein MSS51 homolog, mitochondrial isoform X2 gives MMKMCLNSIPFLELGDPAVKIQVLTEFSRYFFYSNICHVCKSHDNELPLKKCGNCKMISYCSREHQKKHWPLHKSFCENINSLKQMPDDRNIYKGQEDELRKRKCFLLDYYAIVFQENPSPRMMEFTPDNFENTRLPNSMQKYLDIFYKPREGSQLDISHEDVKMYVSQHFTRPLTLIFAMDKIGFKPESEFTIHVIGASKREENSAIEWEILFHWLPQLMNLKVALVGPELSNRPLKTENKSNLCDKCAFRGKTVEVEIHSTLYESYCKGKYFVQPDIIIGFNLGIIAYRSWKNSILEIANLNCPFVLTAFSEREAEDDYKIMCWEFETSAKVERNPFASLRPKRSPIGDKVFYENQFFTVYNDLDQSNVDKVEKEERKL, from the exons atgatgaaaatgtgtttGAATTCCATCCCCTTCCTCGAATTGGGTGATCCAGCCGTAAAAATACAAGTACTAACAGAATTTTCCcgatatttcttttattcaaacaTATGTCACGTGTGTAAATCTCACGATAATGAACTACCCTTGAAAAAATGCGGAAACTGTAAAATGATTTCGTATTGTAGCCGAGAACATCAAAAAAAGCACTGGCCCTTGCACAAAAGCTTTTGCGAAAATATCAATAGTTTAAAGCAAATGCCTGATGATCGTAATATATATAAAGGACAAGAAGATGAATTGAGAAAAAG AAAGTGCTTCCTGCTAGATTACTATGCTATAGTGTTTCAAGAAAATCCATCTCCGAGGATGATGGAATTTACTCCAGACAATTTCGAAAACACACGTCTTCCAAATTCGATGCAGaaatatttggacattttttataaGCCTCGTGAAGGCTCACAATTGGATATCTCACACGAAGACGTGAAAATGTACGTATCGCAACATTTCACGAGACCCTTGACTCTGATTTTTGCAATGGATAAAATCGGGTTTAAACCTGAATCAGAGTTCACTATTCACGTAATTGGCGCAAGCAAGCGCGAAGAAAATTCGGCGATCGAGtgggaaattttatttcattggtTACCTCAGTTGATGAATTTAAAAGTTGCGCTCGTTGGGCCTGAACTTTCCAACAGGCCTTTGAAAACCG AGAATAAATCGAATCTGTGTGACAAGTGTGCTTTCAGGGGAAAAACTGTAGAAGTTGAGATTCATAGTACGCTTTATGAATCTTATTGCAAAGGGAAGTATTTCGTACAACCAGACATAATTATTGGCTTTAACCTTGGAATTATAGCCTATCGTTcctggaaaaattcaattttggaaattgcAAACTTGAACTGTCCTTTTGTACTCACAGCATTTTCCGAACGAGAAGCTGAGgatgattataaaataatgtgTTGGGAATTTGAAACGAGTGCAAAAGTGGAGAGGAACCCTTTCGCTAGTCTACGGCCCAAAAGAAGTCCGATAGGCGACAAAGTTTTCTACGAAAATCAATTCTTTACCGTTTACAATGATTTAGATCAGAGTAATGTGGATAAAGTCGAAAAAGAGGAGAGAAAACTATAG